The Desulfobacterales bacterium genome includes the window GATGGCCACCGCCAGATAGGTCAACTGCCATGATCCCAGGATAAACCCCATCTGACTGTATGACATAGCGAGATCTTTGAGCATGGGTGTTATCAGCGGGGAGGGCGAACGCAGGATAATTCCATGGCAGACGTACAGCAGCCAGACCATTGCCAGCAACAGCCAGCGATAGGATGACTGCTGGGTCTCGATGGAATCAATGCTGGGAGAAGATGACATGTTAATATCGTTTTTTTCAGACATACCGACCGGGATTGTTTTTTTAACTTTAACGCCACGCGAATTGATTTGATACTTGTAATACATCTTTCATCGAAGTCAATATATTTGAGCGTTTCTCCGGCAAGCGTCCGATAGATCGGTAGGGGGGATATGGCTTGGAGAATTTTCCGGGTTGACAATAGCATAGGCAGCCATGGAAGGAGAATAGAACAGTGGAATTCGACCTTGACAATTTGCGGTAATTATATTTTAGAGAGAGTTGAAATTAACAGTGACGCTGCATTAAAATTGGCAGGTTCTTTTGGGTCGCTGGTGATTACGGCAGTGTAATTTTCAAATGAGAAAGGAATTGAAAGATGACGAAAAAATTCGTTGTACCGCTTAAGGAAGCGGTTACCGGGACCCTCCATGGCGGTAATGGGACGTATCGAATCCTGATCGACAAGGACATCAGCGGCGCAAAAAACTTTTCACTGCTGGTGAATACCAGCAAGGCCGGCACAACCGGGGCCGCCCATAAACACGACGTGGAGCACTGCTGGTACATTCTGTCCGGGACCGGAAACATGGTGATGGGAGATATAACCTATCAGATCAAACCGGAAATGGCGGTTTTTACGCCGGCCGGCGTCATGCACAGCATCAATGTCGACCCCGGTGCAGATCTGACTTACGTGGTGATTTATGCGCCCCCCGGACCGGAACAGAAACTCAAGGAACTGGGCGCCAAAGCATTTGACCAAAAATAATATTCAGGGAGTAACCATGCGAAAAATCGTACTGAGTGATAAAGTTGAATTTCAGAAAGTAGAATGGGGGCTTACCAAAAATTTGATCGGGCCTGCATCGACCGGATCCGAAAAAATCAAGGTTAACATCACCGAATATCTTCCGGGATATACCCACAAGCTTCATGTTCATCCGACCCAGGAAGAGGTCATTTATGTTCTGTCCGGAAAAGGCGTTTCGGAAACAAACGGAGACTCCCAGGCAATCAGCCCGGGGTCGGTGGTTTTTGTTCCTGCCAACGTTCCCCATGCCACCAGCAACGCAAGCGACACCGAGTCCCTTCGGGCGATTATTATAAAATCGCCTCCCGGGGATGAAGAAGTAAAATTATAAATCCATCTGAAAAGGTTTTATCGTCAAAATAGACCGGCCTGCGGTTATGCGGGCCGGTCTATTTACTAAGGGGTACACAATTCAATGGACATGCGGCGACCGGGCGGCCGCATTTCGAATCGTGAAAAACTCACGCATAAGCGCGCGTAGGGCCGAACAGGACCCGGACCGACAGAGGGTATTAGGAGGTTCATTGACGCCCGTCTTTTATGTGGGAATCCGTCGCGCTGTTCGGCCCAACGCGCCCTAATGCGTTCAAACAGTTTCCCGCTCCGAAATGCGGCCGCCCCGGTCGCCGCTTACGCGGCCATGTCTAAATAATTTCACACCCATTCGTAAATGTGCAGATCCTGAAAAGTTCCTGAAAATCCGGCTCGTTTTCCATGTTCAGAATGATCGCTTCGGTGCGCGCGATTTTTTCATCCGAAATGATTCCCTTGCAATATTTGCGATAGATGGCGACCACCTGATCCATGCTCAAGGGATACTTGGGCCCCCCGTAGGGTTGCTCCATATAACCGGTAATGGTTTGGTCGTTTTTGAGCTTCAGGTCCAGCCGACCTTCACCGGCATAGTATCTTTTGGGATACTCGGGATGATAGACGACTTTGACCTTCTTTCGCGCTTCGGCGATCTGCGGGTCGTGGACGGCGTCTTCGGTATTGGTTTCAAGACCGCATTCCCCGTGTATCATCTGGTATGCCAGCATATGGTAGATGCTGAAGCGGCTGTCTTCGGCGTCCTTCGGTTCCGGGCGGTCCAGGATAAACCTCAGTTCGTCAAAGTGCACCGTCACTTCCTGGATGTCTTCATAGGCCAGCTTGTTGTTGCGCATCAGGTCGGCGATGTTGTCGACGAAGTTATGGTTCTGGAAACAGAAGCCCCATTTTTTTATCCAGGTGTTGTTGGTGTAAAAGGGCGGCTTCCCCAAGCCTTCGGTCATTTTATCAAACTCGATTTTTTCACTGAAACCACGGCCCAGCATCTCCAGGCTTTTCCGAATAACCGGTTTGGTGGTGGCCCCCAACTGCGCCATCAGGGCGTTCTGTACGCCGTTGCGGCAGACCGTGGCCGATTCCCAGTAATGCGCGTCCGTTCCCCAGGTGTGAATATATCCCAGCCCCTGGACCATGGCCAGTCCGAAGGAATTCAGGACTTGCTCTTCAGTCAGGCCAAAGGCCCGGGCGCAGCTGGCAGTGGCGCCGTATATTCCGATGAAGGGCAAGTTGGCGATGCCCAGGGGCTCCGTCACAACTCCGGCCCACATGGCGATTCGGTTCTGCATTTCCTGGCCGACGTAAAGGGCCACGATTATTTCCCGGGTGGAAAGTTTAAGTTTGTCCGCCACTGCCAGCAGGGCCGGCCAGGTTGTGACGTCGCTGATGCCGCCCCCGGGAAACATATCGTCTTCCATTTCGGAGGCATGTCCGAAGAACCCGTTCAGCAAAGCCGCCTGGGCGACATCGGTCTTGAAGCCGCAGCCGTAAACACCACATTCCGGCTTTCCGAGGTTGTCCTTAAAATAGGGTATGAATTTCTGGGAGGGGGGGACTGAGGAACCCAGGAGCATCCCCATCACCTGCTTTAAAGTCAGCTTTTTGATATGTTCGACAACACTCTCGTCAATATCTTCAAAATGGGTGTTCTTAACGAACTTTGCAAATGTTTCGGCGATTTCCATCCGGTACTCCTTTTTAACAGGGTTAATTTAGAAGTCGGCTTCTGTTTTATATGTGATTGCTGCGACGGTTATAATCTGCAAATACCGTTTTCGAGTACGACTTTTCCGTCAAAATACACCGTTGCGTCCTTGTACATCGCATCGATGTGATTGGGGGCCAATACCTTGCCGCCGATGGCAAAGCTGCTGCCGATGCCGGCGTGGCAGTTGCCCAGGCGGCCGAGATCTTCCAGGTTGGTTGCCGCAAGCCTGGCTTCTGGGTTCAGTCCGATGCCGAATTCGGCATAGTTGTAAGCCTTTTCGTCGTTGAGCACTTCCAGGATTTGACGGAGTTTGGCGGCGGCCATGCCGCCCTGGATATCCGTGATGCGGCCGTCCTTGACGATGAGGGTCACCGGACCGTACAGGGTGATGCCGACGCTCATGATGCTCACGTCGCTGACGATTTTGCCATGGGCGGTTCCTTCCAGCGGCGAGATATTGATCTCGCTGTCCGGAAATGCCGCGAACTGCCCGGGGAGTTTAAACAAACCGGTTTCATACTGCACCGGACGGTCCTTTACTATTCCCCGGATATCGGTGCCGGCGGGGCTGGTGATTCGTACTTTTTCGGTTTTTTCCAGTACGGCCCCGAGTTTACGTCCCAGACGGTCGCAGGCCTCGTAGTCGGCGTTGATGGCGCCGACACAGAGGGCATCTTCGGTAATCTCACACATGGTGCAGCCGCGCTTGCCGGCTTTGATGGCTTCAACCCGCGCGCGGGTATGGGTCTGGGACCAGGTGGAGGGCTGCAGAAATACATCCGCTTCTTTAAAGGCTGCTACAACCGGCTCGGGCAGTTGCGCGCCGTGGACGCCCACAGGCGGAATCATGATGATGATGGGGGTGGCGCCCACCGCGTAGGCGGCTCCGGCCAGTGATTCGGCGATCCGCATTTTGTTGGTATCGGTGGATATCAGAACCGTCTCACCCGGTTTTACGCCGCCGCAGTCCATGACCTTCAAGGCGCCGCGCATCATCTGGATCGGGCTGGATGGGCCCGGCATATAGTGCCAATATGAAATCGGCCATTCTTTTGTGCTCATTGTTGTTCTCCTTTCACAGGAAGTTATAATTTAAAGCATCGAAAATTCTACAAGACAGTCACGTAATAATGGAATATTGGAACGATGGAGTGTTGATACAGATGAACCCATTATTCCAACATTCCAGTATGCCATCATTCCAAAATTACAGGGCGCAGCCGGCCTGAAAGCCTTCATGCACGGCGTCCAGGATTCGCCGCGGCGTCACGCAGTCTCCGATTTTGACGCAAGAAATTCCGGCTGCCGCGAGTTCTTCCGATAAACTGTCGATGGGTTCGGCGCCCACCGCCAGAACGATCGATTCAATCGGGACCGTGATCGTTTCACCGTCCCTTTCCAGGACGGCCGCATGCCGGTCGATCCTTTCGATTCGGGTCGCGGTGTAGGCCGCCACTTTATTTTTAGCAAATTTCATATCGTAAAAAGCCTGGGTGTCGGCGTCTCCGTCCGAGGCGATCCCCGGCAAGATCTCAACCAGAACGATCCGGTGCCCGTGTTCGCTCAGATAATCGGCTGCCTCACAACCCACCAACCCGCCGCCCACCACCAGACAGGGAGAAACCGGCGTAGCGGTCCCGGCGATGGCCTCCCAGGCGGTCATACTTGCATGGGTTTGGAGGCCGGGAATATCCACTGTGCGCGGGCGTGCGCCCGTGGCGCAGATAACGATATCCGGTCGATACGGCCGGATCAGCTCAACAGATGCTTTTTGGCCGGTTATTATAGCCACATCGGTTGCCGCCAGCCGTTTGACAAGAAACTGCCTGATATTTTCGATCTCGCTGCGTCCCGGCGCTGAAGCGGCCAGATTCAACTGCCCTCCCAGTTTCCGGTTCTCTTCCATCAGGGTGACCTTGTGGCCTCTTTGCCAGGCGCTGTAGGCTGCTTCCAGACCCGCCGGACCGCCGCCGACGATCACAACCGCTTTGGGGGCGGGAGTTTGGGAAGGGGCGGCGTCATCTTCCCGGCCGGTCATGGGGTTGATGGCGCAGCGGATGTCGAGCTGTTGAAAAATCCGTTTGTAGCACCCTTCGTTGCAGGCGATGCACAGGCGAATGTCCGCTTCTTTTCCATCCATGGCCTTTTGGGGCAGGTAGGGGTCGGCCAGCAGCGGACGCCCCATGGCCACCAGGTCTGCCCGGCCCTGGGCCAGAATGTCTTCGGCCAGGGAGGGATGATTGATACGCCCTACGGTGATGACCGGGATGTTGAGATTTTCCTTGAATTTTTCCGCCAGCGGCACCAGGCAGCCAGGCGCCGTCATCATGGGCATGGTCCGCAGGATCTGGTGGGCCTGTTCAAGGGAGCCCCGTTTTTTGCCGCCGACCGAACCGGCGGAAACGGTAATCCCGTCAATCCCCGCCTGTTGGGCGATCTGAGCAACCCGGATCATCTCATCTATCCTCAGCCCGCCTTCCATGAATTCATCGCCGCTGATCTTGATGGTCAACGGATACGCTGCGCCCAAGCGTTCCTTGATCCCGGCGATAATTTCCAGCAGGAAGCGGGTTCTGCCCGCCAGGTCTCCGCCATAGGCGTCGCTCCGCCGGTTGGAAAGCGGCGAGAGAAAGGCCGGGATCAGGTATCCGTGGGCGCAATGCAGATCAATCCCGTCAAAGCCCGCCTCCTTTGCCCAAACAGCCGTCTGGACATGGGCCCGGACCAGTTCTTTAATTTCAGGGACGGTCAGGGCGTGGGGAATTTCTCCACCCGGATAGGCGGAGACCCCGGAGGGGGCCACCGGCTGCAGTCCGGTGATCTTGGCGGAGGTGCGCGCACCGGCATGATGGAGCTGGATGAATATTTTAGCGCCGTTGCCCAGGGCATGTACCGCTTGGGTCATTTTCTCCAGCGCACGGGCGTGTTCGGTAGAACAGAGACCGAGCTGCCGAAGATAGCCTTTTCCCTCGGGAGTAAAGTATGTTCCTTCCACCATGATCAGGCCCACGCCGCCCTTGGCACGCTCCAGGTAATGCCTGATGAGCTTGTCGGTAGCTCGCCCGTCTTCGGTGGCGTAATTCATGGTCATGGGGGACATGACCAGGCGGTTTTTCAGCGTGATGCTGCCGAGGTTAAACGGTTGAAATACGTGTGGGTAGTTCACTGACTGCCTCCTGATGTTTAGTAAAAATAAAATTCGAAATCCGAATATCGATATTCGAGTTTTGTGTTTAAAGTGAACGATGCTTCGCTTTTTTTAAGGGGGCTTCCTCGTACTGCGTCCTTTGAGCGTGATCACTGATTCGGATTTTATTAGTCGTTAAAAGATATATCCTCGGCGATAGCCTAAATTCGGCGGTACGCTGTCTTGCAGGGAAAAAGTGTCATCCCCCAGCGGCCCGGCAATTTTTTTCTTTGACTTGAGGGCATTTAAAAGCACCCCGGCCCCGGTTACGTCCCCCGCCAGAATGAAACCGATCAGGGCTCCGGCGCGGGTCACGAGTTTTCGATAAAGATGCGGTCTTTCCTGAACTGTAATCTCAACATCGGGTCCCGGGTCCGTCAACGGATGGCCGGCCGCCATCACCCGCAGACTGAAAAGATCAAGGGCGTTGACGGGGAAATTTTGCAGGTATCTGCGATTTGCACCGGCCATATTGGCGCCGGCCACCGCACCCTGTCGGGTGGCTGCCGGCCAGGTGGCATTGTTAAAGGGTTCGCCGGTGATGGAATCCGTGGTGATGGTTACATCTCCGGCAGCGTAGATACCGGCCATATTGGTCTGCATGCGGTCGTTGACGACGATGCCGCGCTGCAACCGGATGCCGCTCTCCCGGAGGAATTCTACATTGGGCGCTACCCCCACTGCCTGAATGACCCGCTCACAGGTGAATGACCGGTCGTCCTTCAGGCGAATGCCTTTGACCCGGCCCTTGTGGTGCAGGATTTCGCTGGCCTCAACGCAGGTTTCCACATTGATTCCGTGATGGCGCAGCGTCTCCTCAACCCGTCGGGAAGTCGCTTCGTCAAAAATCCGGGCCGCCAGGCGGGGTTCCTTTTCCAGAAGGGTGACCCCAACGCCTTTTTCAGACAGATGACAGGCGAGCTTAAGCCCGATAAAACCCGCTCCGATAATCACCACCTGTTCGACGCCGGTTTCATCTTTTAGAAAGGCCTGGGCGTCGTAGAGATGACGGAAAAAGCCGACGCCCCGGGAATCGCCGCCGGGGATGGGCAGGGCCGTTGCCGAAGTCCCGCTGGCAATCAGGAGCCGGTCATATTGGAGCGATTCCTTGCTGTCCAGGAAAATCCGGTTGGCGGTGGGGTCCAGGGAAACAGCTTCGACGCCGGTCTTAAGGGTGATGCAATTTTTTTCAGCCCAGTCGTCATCTCTGAAGTAGAGTCGCCGGGGGTCGTATTTTCCGGTGAGCCAGTATGTCAGCATGACCGGTGAACCGGCCGGCGCTGAATCCTTTGATACCATGATCACTGGTTCGTCCGGCAAACGGCTGCGAATCGCTTCAGCACTGCAGACTCCCGCTGGGCCACTGCCGATAATGACACATGTCATGGCATTTTCCTGAAATAGTTATGGGCGACGGAAATTAAATCACCGGCCTCCGGGGCTAAATAAACGGCGCTGCGGTCCCCCTCTGGCTCTCTGCTGAAAAAGCGGCTGACCGGCTCGCTGCCGTAAAGGGGCAGTCCCGGCCGGGAAAAGACCGAACAGCCGCAGGCCAGGATACCCACCACCAGCGCTGACGAAGGGGTCAGGGCGAAGACCAGCGGTGCGGTATGGGTCAGGGGGCGGGAGTAGCGGCGGTAAAATTGCCGGCTGATGTCAAAGAATCCCGGGGGCCGCGACATTTCCACCAGGGCGCCCTGCCATTGTTTGCGAAACGTTCTAATTTCCTGCTCAAGATGATCATCGCCCCCTTGCCCCGGTGTTTTCAGTAATATTACGACAGGGGACGGCTGCGTCGCATCAAGGGTTTCAGCAACTTCCGGGTCGGATTTTCCGGCTCCCCGGGAAGATCCCTTCTCCCGGAGGATTTCAAGGTCAAGAATCAGCTCCTCGCATATCAGAAAAACCAGGGAAACTTTCAGACATGTCCGCAACATGTCTTCCATGGCCGCGTCCTCTTTTTGAACCGGTTGAAAGGCGCTGAGTGCGGTCAGTGTCAGGGAGGTTCTCGGGAGAATTTCGCCGGTGTAAAACCGGGGAAACATTTGGGCCGGATATAAACGCGACCAGAAGGGTGTTAAATGACCCGCCGAAAGATCCAGGGACAACAAGGCCTTGACTTCATGTTTCAGCAGATCGGCGCAACCGGTTTTCCTGATAGCGTCCGGGTTCAGGCCGTATTTGCCGGAGATATATTTTGTGACCCCCGGGTTTTCCATCCCCACGACGGGTTGTCCGATTGAGGAGGCCCCGCCTTGATGGACGATTTGCGCCAGGTCTGCCAGTCGCGCGGCAGTCTCGGCCGCAATTATCCGCAGCAGATTAGCAGCTACCAGCCTGTCGGCGGAAGCCCCGCATTTGCCTTTTTCAATGGTTCGGTCGAAGGGACTGATGCGGCAGGGGCCCTCCAGGCAGGCCGAACAGCATAAGCCGCTTTGGCCGTAGCCGCAGGGTGGAAATTCCCGGTTTGACGAAAAGTTGTTTTTCACTTCGC containing:
- a CDS encoding cupin domain-containing protein, which codes for MTKKFVVPLKEAVTGTLHGGNGTYRILIDKDISGAKNFSLLVNTSKAGTTGAAHKHDVEHCWYILSGTGNMVMGDITYQIKPEMAVFTPAGVMHSINVDPGADLTYVVIYAPPGPEQKLKELGAKAFDQK
- a CDS encoding cupin domain-containing protein, which translates into the protein MRKIVLSDKVEFQKVEWGLTKNLIGPASTGSEKIKVNITEYLPGYTHKLHVHPTQEEVIYVLSGKGVSETNGDSQAISPGSVVFVPANVPHATSNASDTESLRAIIIKSPPGDEEVKL
- a CDS encoding MmgE/PrpD family protein gives rise to the protein MEIAETFAKFVKNTHFEDIDESVVEHIKKLTLKQVMGMLLGSSVPPSQKFIPYFKDNLGKPECGVYGCGFKTDVAQAALLNGFFGHASEMEDDMFPGGGISDVTTWPALLAVADKLKLSTREIIVALYVGQEMQNRIAMWAGVVTEPLGIANLPFIGIYGATASCARAFGLTEEQVLNSFGLAMVQGLGYIHTWGTDAHYWESATVCRNGVQNALMAQLGATTKPVIRKSLEMLGRGFSEKIEFDKMTEGLGKPPFYTNNTWIKKWGFCFQNHNFVDNIADLMRNNKLAYEDIQEVTVHFDELRFILDRPEPKDAEDSRFSIYHMLAYQMIHGECGLETNTEDAVHDPQIAEARKKVKVVYHPEYPKRYYAGEGRLDLKLKNDQTITGYMEQPYGGPKYPLSMDQVVAIYRKYCKGIISDEKIARTEAIILNMENEPDFQELFRICTFTNGCEII
- a CDS encoding aminopeptidase, with the translated sequence MSTKEWPISYWHYMPGPSSPIQMMRGALKVMDCGGVKPGETVLISTDTNKMRIAESLAGAAYAVGATPIIIMIPPVGVHGAQLPEPVVAAFKEADVFLQPSTWSQTHTRARVEAIKAGKRGCTMCEITEDALCVGAINADYEACDRLGRKLGAVLEKTEKVRITSPAGTDIRGIVKDRPVQYETGLFKLPGQFAAFPDSEINISPLEGTAHGKIVSDVSIMSVGITLYGPVTLIVKDGRITDIQGGMAAAKLRQILEVLNDEKAYNYAEFGIGLNPEARLAATNLEDLGRLGNCHAGIGSSFAIGGKVLAPNHIDAMYKDATVYFDGKVVLENGICRL
- a CDS encoding FAD-dependent oxidoreductase, which encodes MNYPHVFQPFNLGSITLKNRLVMSPMTMNYATEDGRATDKLIRHYLERAKGGVGLIMVEGTYFTPEGKGYLRQLGLCSTEHARALEKMTQAVHALGNGAKIFIQLHHAGARTSAKITGLQPVAPSGVSAYPGGEIPHALTVPEIKELVRAHVQTAVWAKEAGFDGIDLHCAHGYLIPAFLSPLSNRRSDAYGGDLAGRTRFLLEIIAGIKERLGAAYPLTIKISGDEFMEGGLRIDEMIRVAQIAQQAGIDGITVSAGSVGGKKRGSLEQAHQILRTMPMMTAPGCLVPLAEKFKENLNIPVITVGRINHPSLAEDILAQGRADLVAMGRPLLADPYLPQKAMDGKEADIRLCIACNEGCYKRIFQQLDIRCAINPMTGREDDAAPSQTPAPKAVVIVGGGPAGLEAAYSAWQRGHKVTLMEENRKLGGQLNLAASAPGRSEIENIRQFLVKRLAATDVAIITGQKASVELIRPYRPDIVICATGARPRTVDIPGLQTHASMTAWEAIAGTATPVSPCLVVGGGLVGCEAADYLSEHGHRIVLVEILPGIASDGDADTQAFYDMKFAKNKVAAYTATRIERIDRHAAVLERDGETITVPIESIVLAVGAEPIDSLSEELAAAGISCVKIGDCVTPRRILDAVHEGFQAGCAL
- a CDS encoding FAD-dependent oxidoreductase, encoding MTCVIIGSGPAGVCSAEAIRSRLPDEPVIMVSKDSAPAGSPVMLTYWLTGKYDPRRLYFRDDDWAEKNCITLKTGVEAVSLDPTANRIFLDSKESLQYDRLLIASGTSATALPIPGGDSRGVGFFRHLYDAQAFLKDETGVEQVVIIGAGFIGLKLACHLSEKGVGVTLLEKEPRLAARIFDEATSRRVEETLRHHGINVETCVEASEILHHKGRVKGIRLKDDRSFTCERVIQAVGVAPNVEFLRESGIRLQRGIVVNDRMQTNMAGIYAAGDVTITTDSITGEPFNNATWPAATRQGAVAGANMAGANRRYLQNFPVNALDLFSLRVMAAGHPLTDPGPDVEITVQERPHLYRKLVTRAGALIGFILAGDVTGAGVLLNALKSKKKIAGPLGDDTFSLQDSVPPNLGYRRGYIF